In Arthrobacter sp. CDRTa11, one DNA window encodes the following:
- a CDS encoding TIGR03885 family FMN-dependent LLM class oxidoreductase — MVTVGFHASHEQISPAQLLRDVQHAEQAGFDAAMCSDHIEPWSARQGHSGFAWSWLGAALATTNLSFGVVTAPGQRYHPAIIAHASATLASMFPGRFWMAPGSGENMNEHVTGDAWPPKETRQRRLEECVDVIRRLHRGEEVTHHGLVTVEQARIWDVPEPPPPLIAPAISVDTARRAASWADGLVTVNQPPAKLKDMLAAYRDNGGRGKAVLQVHLSWAPTEREATAVALDQWRSNTFAPPIPWDLPTAGHFDGVSAHVGEDQVRKAVNVSASLDRHAEWLAGYGELGFEELYLHFVGQEQGSFIDAFAADVLPRLRGTVSRGIPGRVTPANETMAKAATP, encoded by the coding sequence ATGGTCACCGTCGGCTTTCACGCCTCACATGAACAGATCAGTCCCGCCCAGCTGCTCAGGGACGTCCAGCACGCAGAGCAGGCCGGTTTTGACGCCGCCATGTGCTCGGACCACATCGAGCCCTGGTCAGCCAGGCAGGGACACTCCGGCTTTGCCTGGTCCTGGCTTGGAGCGGCACTGGCCACCACCAACCTGAGCTTCGGCGTGGTGACGGCACCGGGGCAGCGCTACCACCCGGCCATCATCGCGCACGCCTCAGCCACGCTTGCCAGCATGTTTCCCGGCAGGTTCTGGATGGCCCCCGGAAGTGGGGAGAACATGAACGAGCACGTCACCGGTGATGCCTGGCCGCCGAAGGAGACCCGTCAGCGCCGGCTCGAGGAATGCGTGGACGTGATCCGGCGCCTTCACCGCGGCGAGGAAGTGACGCACCATGGACTGGTGACCGTTGAACAGGCAAGAATCTGGGACGTTCCCGAGCCTCCGCCTCCGCTGATCGCGCCGGCGATCAGTGTGGACACCGCACGCCGCGCCGCCTCTTGGGCCGACGGCCTGGTGACAGTCAACCAGCCGCCCGCGAAGCTGAAGGACATGCTGGCCGCGTACCGGGACAACGGCGGCCGCGGAAAGGCAGTCCTGCAGGTGCATTTGTCCTGGGCGCCCACTGAAAGAGAAGCAACGGCGGTAGCGCTTGACCAGTGGCGGAGCAATACTTTCGCTCCGCCCATCCCCTGGGACCTCCCCACGGCCGGGCATTTCGACGGCGTCAGCGCCCACGTGGGCGAGGACCAGGTGCGGAAAGCCGTCAACGTCTCGGCCAGCTTGGACCGTCACGCGGAGTGGCTTGCCGGGTACGGAGAACTCGGCTTCGAGGAGCTCTACCTGCATTTCGTGGGCCAGGAGCAGGGATCTTTCATTGACGCTTTCGCGGCCGATGTCCTGCCCCGACTCCGTGGGACTGTCTCAAGGGGGATTCCGGGCAGAGTGACGCCGGCAAACGAGACCATGGCAAAGGCGGCCACACCATGA